The Hypomesus transpacificus isolate Combined female unplaced genomic scaffold, fHypTra1 scaffold_203, whole genome shotgun sequence genome includes a region encoding these proteins:
- the nsfl1c gene encoding NSFL1 cofactor p47 isoform X2, producing MADQDESVREFVAVTDVDEERARFFLESAGWDLQLALASFFEDGAEDDIVTLPPPETGGSSAPRPAAPSVQPRVTSFRDLMHEEEDDSDEEEGQRFFAGGSERSGQQIVGPPKKKSSNEVVEDLFKGAKEHGAVPVEKAGRGPGEPSRARAFGGGGYRLGAAPEEQSAYVSGERRGANNQQDVHVVLKLWKTGFSLDEGELRNYSDPGNAIFLESIRRGEIPLELRQRSRGGQVNLDMEDHRDEDFSKPKVAFKAFGGEGQKLGSATPDLVSLPSALGPQADRAASEAQASSSVTLDPSQPVTSIQIRLADGGRLVQKFNHTHSVSDVRQFLVAARPNMAATEFVLMTTFPNKELADESQSLRDANLLNAVIVQRLK from the exons ATGGCGGACCAGGACGAGTCGGTGAGGGAGTTCGTTGCAGTTACTGATGTTGACGAAGAAAGGGCCCGGTTTTTCTTAGAGTCTGCCGGTTGGGATCTGCAG CTTGCCCTCGCAAGTTTCTTCGAAGACGGAGCAGAAGATGACATTGTGACGCTTCCTCCGCCGGAGACCGGCGGTTCGTCCGCTCCTCGGCCTGCAGCGCCCAG TGTTCAGCCCAGGGTGACATCGTTCAGAGATCTGATGcacgaggaggaggatgacagtgatgaagaggaggggcaaag gTTCTTTGCTGGGGGTTCGGAGCGCAGCGGCCAGCAGATCGTGGGGCCCCCCAAGAAGAAGAGCTCCAATGAGGTGGTGGAGGACCTGTTCAAGGGGGCCAAGGAGCACGGGGCCGTGCCTGTGGAGAAGGCTGGCCGGGGGCCGGGGGAACCCAGCAGGGCCCGG gcgtttgggggagggggctaCCGGCTGGGTGCCGCCCCAGAGGAGCAGTCAGCCTACGTGtccggggagaggagaggcgccAACAACCAACAGGAT gtacaCGTGGTGTTGAAATTATGGAAGACTGGTTTCAGTCTTGACGAAGGTGAGCTCCGGAACTACAGTGACCCCGGCAACGCCATCTTCCTGGAGTCCATCCGCAGGGG GGAGATTCCCCTGGAGCTGAGGCAGCGGTCTCGGGGAGGCCAGGTGAACCTGGACATGGAGGACCACAGGGATGAAGACTTCTCCAAACCCAAGGTGGCCTTCAAGGCCTtcgggggggagggacagaagCTGGGCAG CGCCACCCCAGACCTGGTGTCGTTGCCGTCGGCGCTGGGCCCTCAGGCCGACCGGGCCGCCAGTGAGGCCCAGGCCAGCTCCTccgtgacccttgacccctcgcAGCCCGTCACCAGCATCCAGATCCGACTGGCCGATGGGGGGCGGCTGGTGCAGAAGTTTAACCACACCCACAG cGTGTCCGACGTGCGCCAGTTCCTGGTTGCCGCCCGGCCCAACATGGCCGCCACCGAGTTCGTTCTCATGACTACGTTCCCCAACAAGGAGCTGGCGGACGAGAGCCAGAGCCTGAGAGACGCCAACCTGCTGAACGCCGTCATCGTGCAGCGGCTAAAGTGA
- the nsfl1c gene encoding NSFL1 cofactor p47 isoform X1, whose product MADQDESVREFVAVTDVDEERARFFLESAGWDLQLALASFFEDGAEDDIVTLPPPETGGSSAPRPAAPSVQPRVTSFRDLMHEEEDDSDEEEGQRFFAGGSERSGQQIVGPPKKKSSNEVVEDLFKGAKEHGAVPVEKAGRGPGEPSRARAFGGGGYRLGAAPEEQSAYVSGERRGANNQQDVHVVLKLWKTGFSLDEGELRNYSDPGNAIFLESIRRGEIPLELRQRSRGGQVNLDMEDHRDEDFSKPKVAFKAFGGEGQKLGRPDASATPDLVSLPSALGPQADRAASEAQASSSVTLDPSQPVTSIQIRLADGGRLVQKFNHTHSVSDVRQFLVAARPNMAATEFVLMTTFPNKELADESQSLRDANLLNAVIVQRLK is encoded by the exons ATGGCGGACCAGGACGAGTCGGTGAGGGAGTTCGTTGCAGTTACTGATGTTGACGAAGAAAGGGCCCGGTTTTTCTTAGAGTCTGCCGGTTGGGATCTGCAG CTTGCCCTCGCAAGTTTCTTCGAAGACGGAGCAGAAGATGACATTGTGACGCTTCCTCCGCCGGAGACCGGCGGTTCGTCCGCTCCTCGGCCTGCAGCGCCCAG TGTTCAGCCCAGGGTGACATCGTTCAGAGATCTGATGcacgaggaggaggatgacagtgatgaagaggaggggcaaag gTTCTTTGCTGGGGGTTCGGAGCGCAGCGGCCAGCAGATCGTGGGGCCCCCCAAGAAGAAGAGCTCCAATGAGGTGGTGGAGGACCTGTTCAAGGGGGCCAAGGAGCACGGGGCCGTGCCTGTGGAGAAGGCTGGCCGGGGGCCGGGGGAACCCAGCAGGGCCCGG gcgtttgggggagggggctaCCGGCTGGGTGCCGCCCCAGAGGAGCAGTCAGCCTACGTGtccggggagaggagaggcgccAACAACCAACAGGAT gtacaCGTGGTGTTGAAATTATGGAAGACTGGTTTCAGTCTTGACGAAGGTGAGCTCCGGAACTACAGTGACCCCGGCAACGCCATCTTCCTGGAGTCCATCCGCAGGGG GGAGATTCCCCTGGAGCTGAGGCAGCGGTCTCGGGGAGGCCAGGTGAACCTGGACATGGAGGACCACAGGGATGAAGACTTCTCCAAACCCAAGGTGGCCTTCAAGGCCTtcgggggggagggacagaagCTGGGCAG ACCTGACGCCAGCGCCACCCCAGACCTGGTGTCGTTGCCGTCGGCGCTGGGCCCTCAGGCCGACCGGGCCGCCAGTGAGGCCCAGGCCAGCTCCTccgtgacccttgacccctcgcAGCCCGTCACCAGCATCCAGATCCGACTGGCCGATGGGGGGCGGCTGGTGCAGAAGTTTAACCACACCCACAG cGTGTCCGACGTGCGCCAGTTCCTGGTTGCCGCCCGGCCCAACATGGCCGCCACCGAGTTCGTTCTCATGACTACGTTCCCCAACAAGGAGCTGGCGGACGAGAGCCAGAGCCTGAGAGACGCCAACCTGCTGAACGCCGTCATCGTGCAGCGGCTAAAGTGA
- the LOC124462183 gene encoding sodium-dependent lysophosphatidylcholine symporter 1, which translates to MMAEKDVVEDCPLNEKYPISTENEDAKAKRQAGIPLSRKLCYAVGGVPYQMTLNAKGLFMQIFLLDVVQMGAFYASLILFLGRAWDALTDPLVGYLVSRSGRTRFGKLIPWIIFSMPLGVLSYVMLWFSPQDVTSPGFSFSWFFIWNCLFDLFMSCSHVPFSSLNMFLGGDQRDRDSATSYRMGMEVFATLAVALIQGQIVGVYHARKVVACSQINSSDTLLLQNASDALTDTLQNTRRAYVLAALVLAGFYFLCVLILFLGVKEQLAPLSTLGRVRMSYLSGMRLVVGHTPYVQLVAGFLFCSIAFQMAQGSFALFCTHVAGVGQYFQHIILVLLASATVSVPLWQAVLLRLGKKTTLFIGLSIYGPAIGVFASVNSNLPVFLVMAVFAGSSLAVLYLLPWSMLPDVVDDFKVQNPTSTGLEPLFFSCFVFFNKFGGGLAVGVSTLVLHYAGYQSGACRQPPVVIMSLRVLFSPVPIVLLLLGLGLFYYYPVNEERRSRNQTALLAAMRKDGGSGEAR; encoded by the exons ATGATGGCAGAAAAAGATGTAGTGGAGGACTGTCCGCTCAACGAGAAGTATCCGATTTCAACAGAGAATGAAGATGCTAAAGCG AAGCGACAAGCTGGCATCCCGCTCTCCAGGAAGCTGTGCTACGCGGTGGGAGGAGTTCCCTACCAGATGACCCTGAACGCTAAAGGTCTCTTCATGCAGATCTTCCTACTGGACGTGGTGCAG atgggTGCGTTCTacgcctccctcatcctcttcctgggACGGGCCTGGGACGCCCTCACAGACCCCCTGGTGGGATACCTCGTCAGCAGGAGCGGAAGGACACGCTTTGGCAAACTGATACCTTG GATCATATTCTCCATGCCTCTGGGGGTGCTGTCCTACGTCATGCTGTGGTTCTCCCCCCAGGACGTCACGTCTCCAGGATTCAGCTTCTCCTGGTTCTTCATCTGGAACTGCCTCTTCGACCTGTTCATGAGT tGCTCCCAtgtccctttctcctctctcaatATGTTCCTGGGAGGAGACCAGAGGGACAGAGATTCTGCTACGAGCTACA GGATGGGTATGGAGGTGTTTGCTACCCTGGCCGTAGCCCTGATCCAGGGTCAGATTGTGGGGGTGTACCATGCCAGGAAGGTTGTGGCCTGCAGCCAGATCAACAGCAGtgacaccctcctcctccagaacgCCTCCGACGCTCTCACTGACACCCTGCAGAACACG agGAGAGCCTATGTCCTGGCTGCTCTGGTCCTGGCAGGGTTTtacttcctgtgtgtcctgATCCTCTTCCTGGGGGTCAAGGAGCAGCTGG cccccctcagcaCGCTGGGCAGGGTCAGGATGTCCTACCTGTCAGGGATGAGGCTGGTGGTGGGACACACCCCCTACGTCCAGCTGGTGGCCGGCTTCCTGTTCTGCTCCATCGCTTTCCAG ATGGCCCAGGGGAGTTTTGCTCTGTTCTGCACCCATGTagcaggagtaggacagtaCTTCCAGCACATCATCCTCGTCCTGCTG gcgTCGGCCACAGTGAGTGTGCCTCTGTGGCAGGCAGTGCTGCTGAGACTGGGCAAGAAGACCACCCTCTTCATCGGCCTCTCT atctATGGGCCCGCCATCGGAGTGTTTGCCAGTGTGAATAGCAACCTGCCTGTGTTCCTCGTTATGGCCGTGTTTGCCGGGAGCAGCTTGGCTGTGCTTTACCTGCTGCCTTG gtccatGCTCCCTGACGTGGTAGATGACTTTAAGGTGCAGAACCCCACCAGCACTGGCCTGgagcctctcttcttctcctgcttCGTGTTCTTCAACAAGTTTGGAGGAGGACTGGCTGTGGGAGTGTCCACCCTGGTGCTGCa TTACGCAGGGTACCAGTCAGGGGCGTGCAGACAGCCCCCTGTGGTGATCATGTCTCTGAGGGTACTGTTCTCCCCCGTGCCCATCGTCCTCCTgctgctgggcctgggcctcTTCTACTACTACCCCGTCAACGAGGAGCGCCGCTCACGCAACCAGACCGCCCTGCTGGCAGCCAT GAGGAAGGATGGCGGCTCTGGGGAGGCCCGGTAG
- the fkbp1ab gene encoding FKBP prolyl isomerase 1Ab, producing the protein MGVEIETITPGDGRTFPKKGQTCVVHYVGSLTDGRKFDSSRDRDKPFRFKIGKQEVIRGWEEGVVQMSVGQRAKLTCSPDFAYGNKGHPGIIPANATLTFDVELLSLE; encoded by the exons ATGGGAGTCGAAATCGAGACCATAACCCCGGGCGATG GAAGGACGTTCCCTAAGAAGGGGCAGACATGCGTGGTGCATTATGTTG gATCCCTGACGGACGGTCGTAAATTCGACTCATCCCGGGACAGGGACAAGCCCTTCCGCTTCAAGATcggtaaacaggaagtgatccggggctgggaggagggcgTTGTGCAG ATGAGCGTGGGGCAGAGGGCCAAGCTGACCTGCTCTCCTGACTTTGCGTACGGGAACAAGGGCCACCCGGGCATCATCCCAGCCAACGCCACGCTCACCTTCGACGTGGAGCTGCTGAGCCTGGAATGA
- the sdcbp2 gene encoding syntenin-2 isoform X1, which produces MSLYPSLEDLKVDKVIKAQAQFVQTTSTFPAIAEGTYPEGTYQPQPAAGLEAPGSSLYPNLVELGEYMGLSLNSDEVQRNMALVPVGDNQVSLSPGLGGMLGGMVRPVTGADVGVRRAEIRPGLREVVLCKDQEGRVGLRLRAIDNGVFIQLVQGNSPAALAGLRFGDQVLQINGQNCAGWSLDKSHKALKAAAEHRIELIVRDRPFQRTITMHKDSSGHVGFVFKSGKITSLVKDGSAARNGLLTDHYICEINGQNVIGLKDAQIKDILTTSPTTMTITIMPKFIYEHMIKRMSSGLLRSAMDHSVPEV; this is translated from the exons ATGTCGCTGTATCCATCCCTAGAGGATCTGAAGGTGGACAAGGTCATTAAG gCCCAGGCCCAATTTGTCCAGACCACCTCCACCTTCCCAGCCATCGCCGAAGGGACCTACCCCGAGGGGACCTACCAGCCCCAGCCGGCAGCTGGCCTTGAGGCTCCAGGATCAA gccTCTACCCTAACCTGGTGGAGTTGGGGGAGTACATGGGCCTCAGCCTCAACAGTGACGAGGTCCAGAGGAACATGGCGCTGGTGCCCGTGGGCGACAAT CAGGTGTCTCTGTCCCCAGGGCTGGGGGGCATGCTGGGGGGCATGGTGCGCCCAGTGACGGGGGCTGACGTGGGGGTGAGGCGGGCTGAGATCCGTCCTGGTCTGAGAGAGGTGGTGCTCTGTAAGGAccaggagggcagggtggggctCCGGCTCAGGGCCATCGACAAC ggtgtgttCATCCAGCTGGTCCAGGGGAACTCCCCTGCTGCTCTGGCAGGGCTGCGTTTCGGGGACCAGGTTCTCCAGATCAACGGTCAGAACTGTGCTGGCTGGAGCCTGGACAAGTCCCACAAGGCCCTGAAGGCTGCAGCCGAGCACCGCATCGAGCTCATCGTCAGGGACAG gccgTTCCAGCGCACTATCACCATGCACAAGGACAGCTCCGGACACGTGGGGTTTGTGTTCAAGTCTGGGAAGATCACCTCGCTGGTGAAGGACGGCTCAGCGGCACGGAACGGCCTCCTGACCGACCACTACATCTGTGAGATCAACGGACAGAACGTCATCGGGCTCAAG gacgcCCAGATCAAGGACATCCTCACGACTTCTCCCACCACCATGACCATCACCATCATGCCCAAGTTCATCTATGAACACATGATCAAGAG gatgtccAGTGGTCTCCTGCGTTCAGCCATGGACCACTCTGTTCCAGAGGTGTGA
- the sdcbp2 gene encoding syntenin-2 isoform X2: MSLYPSLEDLKVDKVIKAQAQFVQTTSTFPAIAEGTYPEGTYQPQPAAGLEAPGSSLYPNLVELGEYMGLSLNSDEVQRNMALVPVGDNVSLSPGLGGMLGGMVRPVTGADVGVRRAEIRPGLREVVLCKDQEGRVGLRLRAIDNGVFIQLVQGNSPAALAGLRFGDQVLQINGQNCAGWSLDKSHKALKAAAEHRIELIVRDRPFQRTITMHKDSSGHVGFVFKSGKITSLVKDGSAARNGLLTDHYICEINGQNVIGLKDAQIKDILTTSPTTMTITIMPKFIYEHMIKRMSSGLLRSAMDHSVPEV; this comes from the exons ATGTCGCTGTATCCATCCCTAGAGGATCTGAAGGTGGACAAGGTCATTAAG gCCCAGGCCCAATTTGTCCAGACCACCTCCACCTTCCCAGCCATCGCCGAAGGGACCTACCCCGAGGGGACCTACCAGCCCCAGCCGGCAGCTGGCCTTGAGGCTCCAGGATCAA gccTCTACCCTAACCTGGTGGAGTTGGGGGAGTACATGGGCCTCAGCCTCAACAGTGACGAGGTCCAGAGGAACATGGCGCTGGTGCCCGTGGGCGACAAT GTGTCTCTGTCCCCAGGGCTGGGGGGCATGCTGGGGGGCATGGTGCGCCCAGTGACGGGGGCTGACGTGGGGGTGAGGCGGGCTGAGATCCGTCCTGGTCTGAGAGAGGTGGTGCTCTGTAAGGAccaggagggcagggtggggctCCGGCTCAGGGCCATCGACAAC ggtgtgttCATCCAGCTGGTCCAGGGGAACTCCCCTGCTGCTCTGGCAGGGCTGCGTTTCGGGGACCAGGTTCTCCAGATCAACGGTCAGAACTGTGCTGGCTGGAGCCTGGACAAGTCCCACAAGGCCCTGAAGGCTGCAGCCGAGCACCGCATCGAGCTCATCGTCAGGGACAG gccgTTCCAGCGCACTATCACCATGCACAAGGACAGCTCCGGACACGTGGGGTTTGTGTTCAAGTCTGGGAAGATCACCTCGCTGGTGAAGGACGGCTCAGCGGCACGGAACGGCCTCCTGACCGACCACTACATCTGTGAGATCAACGGACAGAACGTCATCGGGCTCAAG gacgcCCAGATCAAGGACATCCTCACGACTTCTCCCACCACCATGACCATCACCATCATGCCCAAGTTCATCTATGAACACATGATCAAGAG gatgtccAGTGGTCTCCTGCGTTCAGCCATGGACCACTCTGTTCCAGAGGTGTGA